The following proteins are co-located in the Malus sylvestris chromosome 13, drMalSylv7.2, whole genome shotgun sequence genome:
- the LOC126595627 gene encoding probable potassium transporter 17 isoform X3, whose translation MDQPPHSPPATSSEVSVVVDSATNDHRLNRPRIANGDTANDKGKSRWGNLLVAYRTLGVVFGGLVTSPLYVYPSMHLKSPTEADYLGIYSIMFWTLTLIGVVKYASIALNADDHGEGGTFALYSLLCRHMDIGILNSRPASSNSSLSRSILDDGIENRSRLAKFFKKSVVARRMLLFIAMLGTFLSAMDGVRAPFPSLSSSLVEALSAGVLIILFLLQKFGTSRVSFLFSPIMGTWTLVTPLVGIYSIIRHYPRIFKAISPHFIFHFFQRNGKEGWLLLGGTVLCITGSEALFADLGHFNRSSIQMAFLFTIYPSLILTYAGQTAYLIRNPNDHDDGFYKFIPKSIYWPIFVVSTLAAIVASQSLISATFSVIKQSVVLDYFPRVKVVHTSTNKEGEVYSPEVNYILMVLCVAVILIFGDGKEIGNAFGVVVSLVMLITTILLTLVMIIIWRTPPVLVALYFCVFFMMEGVYVSAVFTKIAEGGWIPFAISFILAFIMFGWFYGRQRKLEYELAHKITLDRLEQLLSDPSVQRVPGLCFFYTNIQDGLTPILGHYIKNMKSLHQVTMFTTLRYLLVPKVYPHERIVISELGLKGVYGCVIQYGYADALNLEGDDFVSQLTNSLQAHIQNTSGRFPSDPSEVREQISNLEAAMSAGVLHVRGKTRFYVGNNCGWFDKIMLPFYEVLHSNCRSSLPALGVPLPQRIEVGMLYEA comes from the exons ATGGATCAACCACCGCACTCGCCGCCGGCAACTTCGTCTGAGGTTTCTGTTGTCGTCGATTCTGCCACCAATGATCATCGTCTCAATCGCCCTCGCATTGCTAATGGAGATACAGCCAACGACAAG GGGAAAAGTAGATGGGGGAATCTGCTAGTTGCCTACAGGACGCTGGGAGTGGTGTTTGGAGGGCTTGTTACATCCCCACTGTATGTATACCCTTCAATGCATCTCAAGTCTCCCACAGAAGCTGACTATTTGGGTATCTACAGCATCATGTTCTGGACTCTCACTCTCATTGGGGTTGTCAAGTATGCCAGCATTGCTCTCAATGCCGACGATCATGGCGAAG GTGGAACTTTTGCCCTATATTCATTACTTTGCAGGCATATGGATATTGGAATCCTTAATTCAAGGCCTGCAAGTTCAAACTCAAGTCTTTCACGCTCTATCTTGGATGACGGCATAGAAAACCGGAGTAGGCTAGCCAAGTTTTTCAAGAAAAGTGTAGTTGCTAGAAGGATGTTGCTTTTTATTGCCATGTTAGGCACAT TTTTATCAGCAATGGATGGAGTGAGGGCGCCTTTTCCATCTCTCAGTTCAT CTCTGGTCGAAGCACTTTCAGCAGGAGTCCTTATCATTCTGTTCTTGTTACAAAAGTTTGGTACATCTCGAGTGAGCTTCCTATTTTCCCCAATTATGGGTACATGGACTTTGGTTACGCCGCTCGTGGGAATTTATAGCATCATACGTCATTATCCCCGCATATTTAAGGCTATATCACCACACTTTATCTTCCATTTCTTTCAAAGAAACGGCAAGGAAGGCTGGCTGTTGCTTGGTGGCACTGTCCTTTGCATCACAG GCTCCGAAGCATTGTTTGCAGATCTTGGTCATTTCAACAGAAGCTCTATTCAG ATGGCTTTCCTGTTTACAATCTATCCATCTTTGATTCTGACATATGCGGGGCAGACAGCATACCTGATCAGGAATCCAAATGATCATGATGATGGATTCTATAAGTTTATACCGAAAAGTATCTACTGGCCTATCTTTGTCGTATCCACATTGGCTGCGATAGTTGCAAGCCAGTCTCTGATATCAGCCACCTTTTCTGTAATTAAGCAATCTGTAGTGCTTGATTATTTCCCTCGGGTGAAGGTTGTGCACACTTCCACTAACAAAGAAGGCGAGGTTTACTCCCCCGAAGTCAACTACATCCTCATGGTTCTCTGCGTTGCTGTCATACTTATATTCGGAGATGgaaaagaaattggaaatgCATTTG GTGTTGTTGTCAGTCTAGTCATGCTCATCACTACAATATTGCTGACACTGGTAATGATCATAATATGGAGAACACCACCGGTGTTGGTTGCTCTTTACTTCTGTGTATTCTTCATGATGGAAGGTGTTTACGTGAGTGCAGTCTTCACAAAGATCGCGGAAGGTGGATGGATTCCGTTTGCCATATCCTTTATACTCGCCTTCATTATGTTTGGTTGGTTCTATGGGAGACAGAGAAAGCTAGAATATGAGTTGGCTCATAAGATAACCTTAGACAGACTTGAACAGCTATTATCTGATCCCAGTGTTCAAAGGGTTCCCGGATTGTGCTTCTTTTACACCAACATTCAAGACGGGCTCACTCCGATTCTTGGACACTACATTAAAAATATGAAATCCCTTCACCAGGTCACTATGTTCACTACTCTTCGATACCTTTTGGTTCCGAAGGTTTACCCCCATGAGAGGATTGTTATCAGTGAACTCGGCCTGAAAGGAGTTTATGGGTGCGTTATTCAGTATGGCTATGCAGATGCCCTAAACCTCGAAGGAGACGATTTTGTTAGTCAATTAACTAATAGCTTGCAGGCACATATACAGAACACCTCAGGCCGTTTCCCATCTGATCCTTCAGAGGTCCGAGAACAGATATCTAATTTGGAAGCAGCGATGAGTGCTGGCGTACTTCACGTTCGAGGGAAAACAAGGTTTTATGTTGGAAATAACTGCGGCTGGTTTGATAAAATTATGCTACCATTTTATGAAGTTCTGCACAGCAACTGTCGGTCCTCTCTGCCTGCTCTCGGGGTGCCTCTGCCTCAACGTATCGAGGTTGGAATGCTTTACGAGGCTTGA
- the LOC126595627 gene encoding probable potassium transporter 17 isoform X2, which translates to MDQPPHSPPATSSEVSVVVDSATNDHRLNRPRIANGDTANDKGKSRWGNLLVAYRTLGVVFGGLVTSPLYVYPSMHLKSPTEADYLGIYSIMFWTLTLIGVVKYASIALNADDHGEGGTFALYSLLCRHMDIGILNSRPASSNSSLSRSILDDGIENRSRLAKFFKKSVVARRMLLFIAMLGTCMVIGDVLSAMDGVRAPFPSLSSSLVEALSAGVLIILFLLQKFGTSRVSFLFSPIMGTWTLVTPLVGIYSIIRHYPRIFKAISPHFIFHFFQRNGKEGWLLLGGTVLCITGSEALFADLGHFNRSSIQMAFLFTIYPSLILTYAGQTAYLIRNPNDHDDGFYKFIPKSIYWPIFVVSTLAAIVASQSLISATFSVIKQSVVLDYFPRVKVVHTSTNKEGEVYSPEVNYILMVLCVAVILIFGDGKEIGNAFGVVVSLVMLITTILLTLVMIIIWRTPPVLVALYFCVFFMMEGVYVSAVFTKIAEGGWIPFAISFILAFIMFGWFYGRQRKLEYELAHKITLDRLEQLLSDPSVQRVPGLCFFYTNIQDGLTPILGHYIKNMKSLHQVTMFTTLRYLLVPKVYPHERIVISELGLKGVYGCVIQYGYADALNLEGDDFVSQLTNSLQAHIQNTSGRFPSDPSEVREQISNLEAAMSAGVLHVRGKTRFYVGNNCGWFDKIMLPFYEVLHSNCRSSLPALGVPLPQRIEVGMLYEA; encoded by the exons ATGGATCAACCACCGCACTCGCCGCCGGCAACTTCGTCTGAGGTTTCTGTTGTCGTCGATTCTGCCACCAATGATCATCGTCTCAATCGCCCTCGCATTGCTAATGGAGATACAGCCAACGACAAG GGGAAAAGTAGATGGGGGAATCTGCTAGTTGCCTACAGGACGCTGGGAGTGGTGTTTGGAGGGCTTGTTACATCCCCACTGTATGTATACCCTTCAATGCATCTCAAGTCTCCCACAGAAGCTGACTATTTGGGTATCTACAGCATCATGTTCTGGACTCTCACTCTCATTGGGGTTGTCAAGTATGCCAGCATTGCTCTCAATGCCGACGATCATGGCGAAG GTGGAACTTTTGCCCTATATTCATTACTTTGCAGGCATATGGATATTGGAATCCTTAATTCAAGGCCTGCAAGTTCAAACTCAAGTCTTTCACGCTCTATCTTGGATGACGGCATAGAAAACCGGAGTAGGCTAGCCAAGTTTTTCAAGAAAAGTGTAGTTGCTAGAAGGATGTTGCTTTTTATTGCCATGTTAGGCACATGTATGGTTATTGGCGATG TTTTATCAGCAATGGATGGAGTGAGGGCGCCTTTTCCATCTCTCAGTTCAT CTCTGGTCGAAGCACTTTCAGCAGGAGTCCTTATCATTCTGTTCTTGTTACAAAAGTTTGGTACATCTCGAGTGAGCTTCCTATTTTCCCCAATTATGGGTACATGGACTTTGGTTACGCCGCTCGTGGGAATTTATAGCATCATACGTCATTATCCCCGCATATTTAAGGCTATATCACCACACTTTATCTTCCATTTCTTTCAAAGAAACGGCAAGGAAGGCTGGCTGTTGCTTGGTGGCACTGTCCTTTGCATCACAG GCTCCGAAGCATTGTTTGCAGATCTTGGTCATTTCAACAGAAGCTCTATTCAG ATGGCTTTCCTGTTTACAATCTATCCATCTTTGATTCTGACATATGCGGGGCAGACAGCATACCTGATCAGGAATCCAAATGATCATGATGATGGATTCTATAAGTTTATACCGAAAAGTATCTACTGGCCTATCTTTGTCGTATCCACATTGGCTGCGATAGTTGCAAGCCAGTCTCTGATATCAGCCACCTTTTCTGTAATTAAGCAATCTGTAGTGCTTGATTATTTCCCTCGGGTGAAGGTTGTGCACACTTCCACTAACAAAGAAGGCGAGGTTTACTCCCCCGAAGTCAACTACATCCTCATGGTTCTCTGCGTTGCTGTCATACTTATATTCGGAGATGgaaaagaaattggaaatgCATTTG GTGTTGTTGTCAGTCTAGTCATGCTCATCACTACAATATTGCTGACACTGGTAATGATCATAATATGGAGAACACCACCGGTGTTGGTTGCTCTTTACTTCTGTGTATTCTTCATGATGGAAGGTGTTTACGTGAGTGCAGTCTTCACAAAGATCGCGGAAGGTGGATGGATTCCGTTTGCCATATCCTTTATACTCGCCTTCATTATGTTTGGTTGGTTCTATGGGAGACAGAGAAAGCTAGAATATGAGTTGGCTCATAAGATAACCTTAGACAGACTTGAACAGCTATTATCTGATCCCAGTGTTCAAAGGGTTCCCGGATTGTGCTTCTTTTACACCAACATTCAAGACGGGCTCACTCCGATTCTTGGACACTACATTAAAAATATGAAATCCCTTCACCAGGTCACTATGTTCACTACTCTTCGATACCTTTTGGTTCCGAAGGTTTACCCCCATGAGAGGATTGTTATCAGTGAACTCGGCCTGAAAGGAGTTTATGGGTGCGTTATTCAGTATGGCTATGCAGATGCCCTAAACCTCGAAGGAGACGATTTTGTTAGTCAATTAACTAATAGCTTGCAGGCACATATACAGAACACCTCAGGCCGTTTCCCATCTGATCCTTCAGAGGTCCGAGAACAGATATCTAATTTGGAAGCAGCGATGAGTGCTGGCGTACTTCACGTTCGAGGGAAAACAAGGTTTTATGTTGGAAATAACTGCGGCTGGTTTGATAAAATTATGCTACCATTTTATGAAGTTCTGCACAGCAACTGTCGGTCCTCTCTGCCTGCTCTCGGGGTGCCTCTGCCTCAACGTATCGAGGTTGGAATGCTTTACGAGGCTTGA
- the LOC126595627 gene encoding probable potassium transporter 17 isoform X1 produces the protein MDQPPHSPPATSSEVSVVVDSATNDHRLNRPRIANGDTANDKGKSRWGNLLVAYRTLGVVFGGLVTSPLYVYPSMHLKSPTEADYLGIYSIMFWTLTLIGVVKYASIALNADDHGEGGTFALYSLLCRHMDIGILNSRPASSNSSLSRSILDDGIENRSRLAKFFKKSVVARRMLLFIAMLGTCMVIGDGILTPAISVLSAMDGVRAPFPSLSSSLVEALSAGVLIILFLLQKFGTSRVSFLFSPIMGTWTLVTPLVGIYSIIRHYPRIFKAISPHFIFHFFQRNGKEGWLLLGGTVLCITGSEALFADLGHFNRSSIQMAFLFTIYPSLILTYAGQTAYLIRNPNDHDDGFYKFIPKSIYWPIFVVSTLAAIVASQSLISATFSVIKQSVVLDYFPRVKVVHTSTNKEGEVYSPEVNYILMVLCVAVILIFGDGKEIGNAFGVVVSLVMLITTILLTLVMIIIWRTPPVLVALYFCVFFMMEGVYVSAVFTKIAEGGWIPFAISFILAFIMFGWFYGRQRKLEYELAHKITLDRLEQLLSDPSVQRVPGLCFFYTNIQDGLTPILGHYIKNMKSLHQVTMFTTLRYLLVPKVYPHERIVISELGLKGVYGCVIQYGYADALNLEGDDFVSQLTNSLQAHIQNTSGRFPSDPSEVREQISNLEAAMSAGVLHVRGKTRFYVGNNCGWFDKIMLPFYEVLHSNCRSSLPALGVPLPQRIEVGMLYEA, from the exons ATGGATCAACCACCGCACTCGCCGCCGGCAACTTCGTCTGAGGTTTCTGTTGTCGTCGATTCTGCCACCAATGATCATCGTCTCAATCGCCCTCGCATTGCTAATGGAGATACAGCCAACGACAAG GGGAAAAGTAGATGGGGGAATCTGCTAGTTGCCTACAGGACGCTGGGAGTGGTGTTTGGAGGGCTTGTTACATCCCCACTGTATGTATACCCTTCAATGCATCTCAAGTCTCCCACAGAAGCTGACTATTTGGGTATCTACAGCATCATGTTCTGGACTCTCACTCTCATTGGGGTTGTCAAGTATGCCAGCATTGCTCTCAATGCCGACGATCATGGCGAAG GTGGAACTTTTGCCCTATATTCATTACTTTGCAGGCATATGGATATTGGAATCCTTAATTCAAGGCCTGCAAGTTCAAACTCAAGTCTTTCACGCTCTATCTTGGATGACGGCATAGAAAACCGGAGTAGGCTAGCCAAGTTTTTCAAGAAAAGTGTAGTTGCTAGAAGGATGTTGCTTTTTATTGCCATGTTAGGCACATGTATGGTTATTGGCGATGGTATTCTTACACCTGCAATTTCTG TTTTATCAGCAATGGATGGAGTGAGGGCGCCTTTTCCATCTCTCAGTTCAT CTCTGGTCGAAGCACTTTCAGCAGGAGTCCTTATCATTCTGTTCTTGTTACAAAAGTTTGGTACATCTCGAGTGAGCTTCCTATTTTCCCCAATTATGGGTACATGGACTTTGGTTACGCCGCTCGTGGGAATTTATAGCATCATACGTCATTATCCCCGCATATTTAAGGCTATATCACCACACTTTATCTTCCATTTCTTTCAAAGAAACGGCAAGGAAGGCTGGCTGTTGCTTGGTGGCACTGTCCTTTGCATCACAG GCTCCGAAGCATTGTTTGCAGATCTTGGTCATTTCAACAGAAGCTCTATTCAG ATGGCTTTCCTGTTTACAATCTATCCATCTTTGATTCTGACATATGCGGGGCAGACAGCATACCTGATCAGGAATCCAAATGATCATGATGATGGATTCTATAAGTTTATACCGAAAAGTATCTACTGGCCTATCTTTGTCGTATCCACATTGGCTGCGATAGTTGCAAGCCAGTCTCTGATATCAGCCACCTTTTCTGTAATTAAGCAATCTGTAGTGCTTGATTATTTCCCTCGGGTGAAGGTTGTGCACACTTCCACTAACAAAGAAGGCGAGGTTTACTCCCCCGAAGTCAACTACATCCTCATGGTTCTCTGCGTTGCTGTCATACTTATATTCGGAGATGgaaaagaaattggaaatgCATTTG GTGTTGTTGTCAGTCTAGTCATGCTCATCACTACAATATTGCTGACACTGGTAATGATCATAATATGGAGAACACCACCGGTGTTGGTTGCTCTTTACTTCTGTGTATTCTTCATGATGGAAGGTGTTTACGTGAGTGCAGTCTTCACAAAGATCGCGGAAGGTGGATGGATTCCGTTTGCCATATCCTTTATACTCGCCTTCATTATGTTTGGTTGGTTCTATGGGAGACAGAGAAAGCTAGAATATGAGTTGGCTCATAAGATAACCTTAGACAGACTTGAACAGCTATTATCTGATCCCAGTGTTCAAAGGGTTCCCGGATTGTGCTTCTTTTACACCAACATTCAAGACGGGCTCACTCCGATTCTTGGACACTACATTAAAAATATGAAATCCCTTCACCAGGTCACTATGTTCACTACTCTTCGATACCTTTTGGTTCCGAAGGTTTACCCCCATGAGAGGATTGTTATCAGTGAACTCGGCCTGAAAGGAGTTTATGGGTGCGTTATTCAGTATGGCTATGCAGATGCCCTAAACCTCGAAGGAGACGATTTTGTTAGTCAATTAACTAATAGCTTGCAGGCACATATACAGAACACCTCAGGCCGTTTCCCATCTGATCCTTCAGAGGTCCGAGAACAGATATCTAATTTGGAAGCAGCGATGAGTGCTGGCGTACTTCACGTTCGAGGGAAAACAAGGTTTTATGTTGGAAATAACTGCGGCTGGTTTGATAAAATTATGCTACCATTTTATGAAGTTCTGCACAGCAACTGTCGGTCCTCTCTGCCTGCTCTCGGGGTGCCTCTGCCTCAACGTATCGAGGTTGGAATGCTTTACGAGGCTTGA